In Pirellulales bacterium, the following are encoded in one genomic region:
- a CDS encoding acyl-CoA dehydrogenase family protein, with the protein MTKTSSDSQISDLKSQVSDGNDGASFAETALRMGGKSDEEARRTGAIDKADEQVEAMFAARFQTTSSPVHRAVWDRGLPVELFVSQSTTAPPEVERVMTCSLDVVRRHRQAGTLLDENRKLSQSLLDDLGTAGYWGLLVDREHGGSGAPFAAFAPFLTRMALIDPTVAGLASVHGCIGAVDPVRTFGTPEQKGRFLPLLASGESLSAFALTEPGAGSDLTALRTRAERDGDEFIVNGEKLFITNVLPGRTIGLVCLIDGRPAVLIVDLPKQEDVHFQLRRYGLYALKQAHNYGIVFKDFRVPAANLLTPPRGDGLTIAYHGLNLGRVALCANAAGTMRLMMASMLPWAKFRKTYGEPIANRELVRRRLGRLAGLIVACDALVAWCAGLIDAGYRGEMECIIAKIFGSEAQMEAAIELFMKTHGGRSFLVGHMFGDNVHEYLAPCIYEGEGEMLGMAFFKSLVKHHGTRFFEPIGKALAAAKIKKPNPVNPAHAWALRGVIGPYLKWLAAEHLRRAVTPEFPPMPAALKAHAEFAARFLQKSPLVIDGVMRKHQLALADRQCRMSHLSQQIQDAVVILCTSLFASRREDELVRSAADCLCQDLTRKLTHQSPSDRYFRQITSLGEQIADGGFNSIAGLHPDEILMPYNA; encoded by the coding sequence ATGACCAAGACGTCGTCGGACTCCCAAATCTCAGATCTAAAATCGCAAGTCTCAGATGGCAACGACGGCGCCTCGTTCGCCGAGACGGCGCTGCGGATGGGGGGCAAGAGCGACGAAGAGGCGCGGCGGACGGGGGCGATCGACAAGGCGGACGAACAGGTCGAGGCCATGTTCGCCGCGCGGTTTCAGACGACGAGCAGCCCCGTGCATCGGGCCGTCTGGGATCGAGGGCTGCCGGTCGAACTGTTCGTCTCACAGTCGACGACGGCGCCGCCTGAAGTCGAGCGCGTGATGACGTGTTCGCTCGACGTGGTGCGCCGGCATCGGCAGGCCGGAACGCTGCTGGATGAAAACCGCAAGCTGAGCCAATCGTTGCTCGATGATCTGGGGACCGCTGGCTATTGGGGCCTGTTGGTGGACCGCGAGCATGGCGGCTCGGGAGCGCCGTTCGCCGCCTTCGCCCCGTTTCTGACGCGGATGGCGTTGATCGATCCGACCGTCGCCGGCTTGGCCTCCGTTCATGGTTGCATCGGGGCGGTCGATCCAGTCCGCACGTTTGGCACTCCCGAGCAGAAGGGCCGCTTCCTGCCGCTGTTGGCCAGCGGCGAGAGCCTCTCGGCCTTCGCTCTCACGGAACCCGGCGCCGGCTCCGATCTCACCGCGCTGCGCACGCGAGCCGAGCGCGACGGCGACGAGTTCATCGTCAACGGCGAGAAGTTATTCATCACCAACGTGCTGCCCGGCCGGACGATCGGGCTAGTGTGCTTGATCGATGGTCGCCCGGCTGTGCTGATCGTCGATTTGCCCAAGCAAGAAGACGTGCATTTCCAGCTTCGCCGCTACGGACTTTACGCTCTCAAGCAAGCGCACAACTACGGCATCGTATTCAAGGATTTCCGCGTTCCCGCGGCGAATTTGCTCACTCCGCCGCGCGGCGACGGGCTGACGATCGCTTATCACGGGCTGAATCTGGGCCGGGTCGCGCTCTGCGCCAACGCGGCCGGCACGATGCGGCTAATGATGGCCAGCATGTTGCCCTGGGCAAAGTTCCGCAAAACCTACGGCGAGCCAATCGCCAATCGAGAACTCGTCCGCCGCCGGCTCGGGCGATTGGCCGGGCTGATCGTGGCCTGCGACGCGCTCGTTGCCTGGTGCGCCGGGCTGATCGATGCGGGCTATCGCGGCGAGATGGAGTGCATCATCGCCAAGATCTTCGGCAGCGAAGCCCAGATGGAAGCGGCCATCGAGCTGTTCATGAAGACGCACGGAGGCCGGTCGTTCCTCGTCGGGCACATGTTCGGCGACAACGTACACGAGTATCTCGCCCCGTGCATTTATGAAGGGGAAGGAGAAATGCTCGGGATGGCATTTTTCAAATCGCTCGTGAAGCATCACGGCACGCGGTTCTTCGAGCCGATCGGCAAGGCGCTCGCCGCGGCGAAGATTAAGAAACCGAATCCGGTCAATCCAGCGCATGCCTGGGCGCTGCGCGGCGTGATTGGGCCCTATCTGAAATGGCTCGCCGCCGAGCATTTGCGGCGAGCTGTCACGCCGGAATTCCCGCCGATGCCCGCGGCGCTGAAGGCCCATGCCGAGTTCGCCGCCCGCTTCTTGCAGAAATCGCCGCTGGTGATCGACGGCGTGATGCGGAAGCATCAGCTTGCGTTGGCCGATCGGCAATGCCGCATGTCGCACCTATCGCAGCAGATTCAGGACGCGGTGGTGATCCTATGCACAAGCCTTTTCGCGAGCCGGCGCGAAGACGAGCTGGTCCGCAGCGCGGCCGATTGTCTCTGCCAGGACCTGACTCGCAAACTCACGCATCAAAGCCCGAGCGACCGCTACTTTCGTCAAATCACATCGCTCGGCGAGCAAATTGCCGACGGCGGATTCAATTCCATCGCCGGATTGCATCCGGATGAAATCTTGATGCCGTACAATGCTTGA
- a CDS encoding carbohydrate kinase family protein has translation MNRDTDSPTSDEGRPDARGEANSRPPISVLSAGILVVDHLSAPIARLPRAGELVLCDRLPLAIGGCAANVAIDLARVGVRVGVVGCVGRDPFGQFLIDRLAADGIETSDVRMLEGIDTSGTLIINVAGEDRRFIHSAGANAVTQASHIPPERVRQAKVFYVGGYLLMPALERPGALVELFRRARAVGVKTVLDVVVPGPGDHWPKLEALLAETDVFLPNEDEAALITALADPLDQAARFRDAGAGTVVITQGERGTLLVSNDRRVRAGAYPTEFVGGTGAGDAFDAGYVAGLLAGEDTIGCLKWGAALGASCVRSISATESVLTREEAVAFMREHELRIEPV, from the coding sequence ATGAACCGCGACACCGACTCTCCGACCTCCGACGAGGGCCGTCCCGACGCAAGAGGCGAGGCGAACTCAAGACCTCCGATCTCCGTGCTCAGCGCCGGAATCCTGGTGGTCGATCATCTCTCGGCGCCGATCGCCCGGCTGCCGCGGGCCGGCGAGCTGGTGCTTTGCGATCGACTGCCGCTGGCGATCGGCGGTTGCGCGGCGAACGTGGCGATCGATTTGGCGCGAGTCGGCGTGCGCGTGGGGGTGGTCGGCTGCGTCGGACGCGATCCGTTTGGCCAGTTCTTGATCGATCGGCTCGCGGCCGACGGCATCGAAACCAGCGACGTGCGAATGCTCGAAGGCATCGACACTTCGGGCACGCTCATCATCAACGTGGCCGGCGAGGACCGCCGCTTCATCCATTCGGCCGGCGCCAATGCCGTGACGCAGGCCAGCCACATTCCGCCGGAGCGCGTGCGGCAGGCGAAGGTGTTCTACGTCGGGGGCTATCTGCTCATGCCGGCACTCGAGCGGCCGGGAGCGCTCGTCGAACTATTTCGTCGGGCCCGAGCCGTCGGCGTGAAAACGGTGCTCGACGTGGTCGTGCCCGGTCCCGGCGACCATTGGCCGAAGCTCGAAGCATTGCTGGCTGAGACCGACGTCTTCTTGCCGAATGAAGACGAGGCGGCTCTGATCACCGCTCTTGCCGATCCGCTCGACCAGGCCGCGCGATTCCGCGACGCGGGGGCCGGCACTGTCGTCATCACGCAAGGCGAACGCGGCACGCTGCTAGTGAGCAATGATCGTCGCGTGCGCGCAGGCGCATACCCGACCGAATTCGTCGGCGGCACCGGAGCAGGCGATGCGTTCGACGCCGGCTACGTCGCCGGACTCTTGGCCGGCGAGGACACAATTGGATGCCTAAAATGGGGTGCGGCGCTGGGGGCCAGTTGCGTGCGCTCAATCAGTGCAACGGAGAGCGTCTTGACGCGAGAAGAAGCGGTCGCTTTCATGCGCGAACATGAACTCAGAATTGAACCGGTGTAG
- a CDS encoding RtcB family protein: MAKGAYSGPLERVSETCWRIPKSYKAGMRVDGLIFADDELIDAIKNDQAPEQVANVAFLPGIQYASLAMPDIHWGYGFCIGGVCATDAREGGVISPGGVGYDINCGVRLMRSNLMLDDVKPQLKTLVEELFRQVPAGVGRGGKYRFNPKELRNLMAAGPSYLADRNLAVERDIEYTEARGRLDGADPTLVSNRALMRGADQCGTLGSGNHFLEVQVVEAVFDDEAARAFGLTLGMVCVMIHSGSRGLGYQVCDDALHALRRVPEKYGIELPDRQLVCAPIDSPEGKDYLGAMRAAANFAWCNRQLLMWQARECFQTVFGRTWQELQMNLVYDVAHNIAKFEEHMIGGDRRKLWVHRKGATRAFPPGHPEVPSQYRQIGQPVIIPGDMGRASWVLVGQEGSMTQTFGTACHGAGRMMSRTAAVKHAQGRRIDRELEARGVIARAHSWRGLAEEQPDAYKNVDLVVEVVHKANLAKKVARMRPIGVIKG, from the coding sequence ATGGCTAAAGGCGCATACAGCGGTCCGCTTGAGCGCGTCAGCGAAACCTGCTGGCGGATTCCCAAGTCGTACAAGGCCGGGATGCGCGTCGATGGTCTGATCTTCGCCGACGACGAATTGATCGACGCGATCAAGAACGATCAGGCCCCCGAGCAAGTCGCCAATGTCGCGTTTCTGCCGGGCATTCAATACGCCAGCCTAGCCATGCCCGACATCCACTGGGGCTATGGGTTTTGCATCGGCGGCGTTTGCGCGACCGATGCGCGGGAAGGGGGCGTGATTTCACCGGGAGGCGTCGGCTACGATATTAACTGCGGCGTGCGCCTGATGCGCTCGAATCTGATGCTCGACGACGTCAAGCCGCAGTTGAAGACGCTCGTCGAGGAGTTGTTCCGCCAGGTGCCGGCCGGCGTCGGCCGTGGAGGAAAATACCGCTTCAATCCCAAGGAACTTCGCAATCTGATGGCGGCGGGGCCGAGCTATCTGGCCGACCGCAATCTGGCCGTCGAGCGCGACATCGAATACACCGAAGCCCGCGGCCGGCTCGACGGCGCGGACCCGACGCTCGTCAGCAATCGCGCGCTGATGCGCGGCGCCGATCAATGCGGCACGCTCGGATCGGGCAATCATTTTCTCGAAGTGCAAGTGGTCGAGGCGGTGTTCGACGACGAGGCCGCTCGCGCATTCGGTCTGACGCTCGGCATGGTCTGCGTGATGATCCATTCCGGATCGCGCGGGCTGGGATATCAGGTGTGCGACGACGCGCTGCACGCGTTGCGCCGCGTGCCGGAGAAATACGGCATCGAATTGCCCGACCGGCAGCTCGTTTGCGCTCCGATCGATAGCCCCGAGGGGAAAGATTATCTAGGAGCGATGCGGGCGGCGGCGAACTTCGCTTGGTGCAACCGGCAGCTCCTGATGTGGCAGGCTCGCGAGTGTTTTCAGACGGTGTTCGGCCGCACCTGGCAAGAGTTACAGATGAACCTCGTTTATGACGTGGCTCACAACATCGCCAAATTCGAAGAGCATATGATCGGCGGCGATCGCCGCAAGCTCTGGGTCCATCGCAAAGGAGCGACGCGGGCGTTTCCGCCGGGCCATCCGGAAGTGCCGTCCCAGTATCGCCAGATCGGCCAGCCCGTGATCATCCCCGGCGACATGGGTCGGGCGAGTTGGGTGCTCGTGGGGCAAGAGGGGAGCATGACGCAAACGTTTGGCACCGCCTGTCATGGCGCCGGCCGAATGATGAGCCGCACCGCCGCCGTCAAGCATGCCCAAGGGCGGCGGATCGACCGCGAATTGGAAGCCCGCGGCGTCATCGCCCGAGCCCATAGCTGGCGCGGCCTGGCCGAAGAACAGCCCGACGCCTACAAGAACGTCGATCTGGTGGTCGAGGTCGTCCACAAAGCGAACCTCGCCAAGAAAGTTGCCCGGATGAGGCCGATTGGGGTGATCAAGGGGTAG
- a CDS encoding archease → MYETFEHTADLGLRVRAADLDALFAEAGRGLFSLMIANLEDVRAVEEVSLGVIGAELDYLLFDWLNELLFIFETRRLVLVEFQVRVAESSVQATARGEPFDPARHHAEHEVKAITYHELKVAQEPDGTWLAEVIVDI, encoded by the coding sequence GTGTACGAAACCTTCGAGCATACCGCCGATTTGGGTTTACGTGTTCGGGCTGCTGATCTCGATGCACTCTTTGCCGAGGCCGGGCGAGGGCTGTTTTCGCTCATGATCGCGAACCTGGAAGATGTTCGCGCTGTCGAAGAGGTCTCGCTGGGGGTGATCGGCGCGGAATTGGATTATCTACTCTTCGACTGGCTCAACGAATTGCTGTTTATCTTCGAAACACGCCGGCTGGTGCTGGTAGAATTCCAGGTGCGGGTCGCCGAAAGCAGCGTGCAAGCCACCGCCCGAGGTGAACCTTTCGATCCGGCCCGCCATCACGCGGAACACGAAGTGAAGGCGATCACGTATCATGAATTGAAGGTGGCGCAAGAGCCCGACGGCACTTGGCTAGCGGAAGTGATTGTGGATATTTGA
- a CDS encoding oxidoreductase: MTDTFRCLVVRKSAAGAVSRGIEPLSIGDLPPGDVLIRVEWSSLNYKDALSATGHPGVTKSFPHVPGIDAAGTVVESSAERFRAGDKVLVTGFDFGAGRWGGYAELARVPADWLVALPAGLTARQSMIYGTAGFTAGMSLAALEHHEVRPSAGPILVTGASGGVGTMAVALLAKAGHDVEAATGKESARELLARLGAKRILTREEVSDTSPRPLLSPRWAGAIDTVGGGILATALRSVRPGGCVTACGLTAGTDLPTTVYPFILRGIQLIGIESSYYPMAKRIALWSKLAGPWKPNDLERIVSRTVGLDELEGPIQAILKGQVTGRVVVKL; this comes from the coding sequence ATGACCGACACCTTCCGCTGCCTCGTTGTACGAAAATCGGCCGCGGGCGCCGTAAGCCGCGGGATCGAACCGCTTTCGATCGGCGACCTGCCGCCGGGCGACGTACTGATTCGGGTCGAGTGGTCGTCGCTCAACTATAAGGACGCGCTCTCGGCGACCGGCCATCCGGGCGTGACTAAGAGCTTTCCGCACGTGCCAGGGATCGACGCTGCCGGCACCGTGGTCGAAAGCAGCGCGGAGCGATTTCGTGCCGGCGATAAGGTGCTGGTGACTGGCTTCGATTTCGGCGCGGGCCGCTGGGGCGGGTACGCCGAGTTGGCCCGAGTGCCGGCGGATTGGCTCGTTGCGCTTCCCGCCGGGCTCACCGCGCGCCAGAGCATGATCTACGGCACGGCCGGGTTCACCGCCGGGATGAGCCTCGCGGCGCTCGAGCATCACGAAGTGCGGCCGTCGGCCGGGCCAATCCTCGTCACGGGCGCGAGCGGCGGCGTGGGGACGATGGCCGTCGCGCTCTTGGCAAAGGCCGGCCATGACGTCGAGGCCGCCACCGGCAAGGAATCAGCTCGCGAGCTGCTCGCGCGGCTCGGGGCCAAGCGCATCTTGACGCGCGAAGAGGTAAGCGACACTTCACCGCGCCCGCTGCTCAGCCCTCGCTGGGCCGGCGCGATCGACACGGTCGGCGGCGGAATCCTGGCGACCGCGCTGCGCTCGGTGCGCCCCGGCGGCTGCGTGACCGCTTGCGGGTTGACGGCGGGGACCGATCTGCCGACGACCGTCTATCCGTTCATCCTGCGCGGGATCCAGTTGATCGGAATCGAGTCGTCCTATTATCCCATGGCCAAACGGATCGCCCTCTGGTCGAAGCTCGCGGGACCTTGGAAGCCGAACGATCTGGAACGAATCGTGAGCCGGACCGTCGGTCTCGACGAATTGGAAGGGCCAATCCAAGCGATCCTGAAGGGACAAGTCACCGGCCGCGTGGTTGTGAAGCTGTAA
- the trxA gene encoding thioredoxin translates to MENVVEITDNNFQDQVLGSSDPVLVDFWAPWCGPCRMLAPLVEELAGENRGSIKVGKINIDDNPGAAQNYGVSSIPTLMIFKGGEVVDRFVGVQPKNRLQQAIDAAKG, encoded by the coding sequence ATGGAGAATGTAGTCGAGATCACGGACAACAACTTCCAAGACCAGGTTCTTGGTTCGAGCGACCCGGTGCTGGTGGATTTTTGGGCCCCCTGGTGCGGTCCTTGCCGGATGCTTGCTCCGTTGGTCGAAGAGTTGGCCGGCGAGAATCGCGGCTCGATCAAAGTCGGCAAGATCAACATCGACGACAATCCCGGCGCCGCGCAGAACTACGGCGTCAGCAGCATCCCCACGCTGATGATCTTCAAAGGGGGCGAAGTAGTCGATCGGTTCGTCGGCGTGCAACCCAAGAACCGCTTGCAGCAAGCGATCGACGCCGCGAAGGGGTGA
- a CDS encoding transglutaminase domain-containing protein, whose product MTEFYNRLTACLTGLLIFSASEARAQFEDVKTPGIRLDKTVVEKIKIGMTITAQGGPCIGIVGTVPVPTEWPEQKVQILKEDVSPSVRKVEYRQLTGGTAKQMLVAVPHLNAGDEAHALVTFEITRRTILPPEDKSIFKVAEHPEKEKDAAIYLGPSPYIESRNPKIVKLAKEVTDGKENWDKVEAICDAVRDKIQYKAGDLKGALKGLNDGTGDCEEYSSLFIAMCRAENIPARTIWVPGHCYSEFYLVDDKGKGNWFPCQSAGAKEFGGITETRPILQKGDNFHDPDRPKDRLRYVNEFLKGSMSKGSGRPSVRFVQEEVK is encoded by the coding sequence GTGACAGAGTTTTACAATCGACTCACCGCGTGTCTTACTGGGCTCTTGATCTTCAGCGCATCCGAGGCCCGGGCGCAATTCGAGGACGTCAAAACGCCCGGCATCCGGCTGGATAAGACGGTCGTCGAGAAGATCAAGATCGGCATGACCATCACGGCCCAAGGGGGCCCGTGCATCGGAATCGTGGGCACCGTGCCGGTCCCGACCGAATGGCCCGAGCAGAAAGTGCAGATCCTCAAGGAAGATGTCTCGCCGAGCGTTCGCAAGGTCGAATATCGCCAGTTGACCGGCGGCACGGCAAAACAGATGCTCGTGGCCGTGCCCCATCTGAACGCGGGAGACGAGGCCCATGCGCTGGTGACCTTCGAGATCACGCGCCGCACGATCCTACCGCCGGAAGACAAGAGCATCTTCAAGGTCGCCGAGCATCCGGAAAAAGAGAAAGATGCGGCCATCTATCTCGGCCCGAGCCCTTATATCGAGAGCCGCAATCCAAAGATCGTCAAGCTGGCCAAGGAGGTCACTGATGGGAAGGAGAACTGGGACAAGGTCGAGGCCATTTGCGACGCCGTTCGCGACAAGATCCAGTACAAGGCGGGAGACTTGAAGGGAGCGCTCAAGGGCTTGAACGACGGAACCGGCGATTGCGAGGAATACTCTTCGCTATTCATCGCGATGTGCCGCGCCGAAAATATCCCGGCGCGTACGATCTGGGTCCCCGGCCATTGCTATTCCGAGTTTTATCTGGTCGACGATAAGGGCAAAGGCAATTGGTTCCCCTGCCAATCGGCCGGCGCGAAAGAGTTCGGCGGGATTACCGAGACGCGCCCGATTCTGCAAAAGGGAGACAACTTCCACGACCCCGATCGCCCCAAGGACCGCCTGCGCTACGTGAACGAATTCCTTAAGGGGTCGATGAGCAAAGGAAGTGGTCGGCCGAGCGTGCGGTTCGTGCAAGAAGAAGTGAAGTAA
- a CDS encoding ThuA domain-containing protein produces the protein MNRRWLKSASIAASLMLIGSLVSRAAVADDAKSVIAKPDHVARILMVTQSAGFKHSSVTRKGTDLSTAERTVTELGISSGMFQVDCTQDVAKDFTKEKLANYDIVFFYTTGDLPIPQEAKDYFFNDWLKQKGHGFIGTHSATDTFHNYKPYWDMIGGTFDGHPWGNGSKVTITVHDTKFPAMKPWGDEFTIKDEIYKFKNWQPEKVHVLMSMNMAKTEHHEPYHVPIAWCKDYGQGKVFYISLGHDEKVWANPKYQQSLLGAIRWILNIEPGDATPNPDLCKAQQAKAVEDDAAAKAKQFRAKQEAAAQAGKN, from the coding sequence ATGAATCGTCGTTGGTTGAAGTCCGCTTCGATTGCGGCCAGCCTGATGCTAATCGGTTCTCTTGTTTCGCGCGCAGCCGTCGCAGACGATGCAAAGAGCGTGATCGCGAAGCCCGACCACGTCGCTCGCATTTTGATGGTAACGCAAAGCGCCGGGTTCAAGCACAGTTCGGTCACCCGCAAGGGAACCGATCTTTCAACCGCCGAGCGGACGGTCACCGAATTGGGAATCTCCTCGGGCATGTTCCAAGTGGATTGCACGCAGGATGTGGCCAAGGATTTTACCAAGGAAAAGCTGGCCAACTACGACATCGTGTTTTTCTACACCACCGGTGATCTGCCGATCCCGCAGGAGGCCAAGGATTATTTCTTCAACGACTGGCTCAAGCAGAAGGGGCATGGATTCATCGGCACCCATTCGGCGACCGACACGTTTCACAATTACAAGCCCTACTGGGACATGATCGGCGGCACTTTCGACGGCCACCCGTGGGGAAATGGCTCGAAGGTGACGATCACCGTTCACGACACGAAGTTCCCCGCCATGAAGCCGTGGGGAGATGAGTTCACGATCAAAGATGAAATCTACAAGTTCAAGAACTGGCAGCCGGAAAAGGTCCACGTGCTGATGAGCATGAACATGGCTAAGACCGAGCACCACGAGCCGTATCACGTCCCGATCGCCTGGTGCAAGGACTACGGCCAGGGGAAGGTATTCTATATCAGCCTCGGCCACGACGAAAAAGTCTGGGCCAATCCGAAGTATCAGCAGTCGCTGCTCGGAGCGATCCGATGGATCCTCAATATCGAGCCGGGCGATGCGACCCCCAATCCCGATCTCTGCAAGGCCCAGCAAGCCAAGGCAGTCGAAGACGACGCCGCGGCGAAGGCAAAGCAATTTAGGGCCAAACAGGAAGCTGCCGCGCAGGCCGGAAAGAATTAA
- a CDS encoding phosphatase PAP2 family protein has product MKTLSEQAALASSRRRWLRLLWPIGIAALGFAVLPLDLPIARWFHDGRCPPEILRWLGFAETYAYGFGVACILLTVFALDPGKRLLLPRAAATAFGGGLLANALKLLVVARTRPEYFDFTRTIGETFGQWLPLGSGGSHQQSFPSSHMATAFGLTAALIWLYPRGRWIFPFFALLAGCQRMSSWAHFSSDVVWGAAAGCVAVVLFLPGGLLASWFDRLEALLASYGAPRAAAASSSDERNEDSQRCSAA; this is encoded by the coding sequence ATGAAGACCTTATCGGAACAAGCTGCGTTGGCAAGCTCGCGCCGCCGCTGGCTGCGCCTGCTTTGGCCGATCGGCATCGCCGCGCTCGGCTTTGCCGTGCTGCCGCTCGATCTGCCGATCGCGCGCTGGTTTCACGACGGCCGTTGCCCGCCGGAGATTCTCCGCTGGCTGGGATTCGCCGAGACGTATGCTTACGGGTTCGGAGTGGCCTGCATTCTGCTTACGGTTTTCGCGCTCGATCCTGGCAAGCGACTTCTGCTGCCACGTGCGGCCGCGACCGCATTTGGCGGCGGGCTACTTGCAAACGCACTCAAGCTGCTCGTCGTGGCCCGAACGCGGCCCGAGTATTTCGACTTCACGCGGACCATCGGCGAGACGTTCGGGCAATGGCTCCCGCTGGGAAGCGGCGGTAGCCATCAGCAGAGCTTTCCATCTTCCCACATGGCGACCGCCTTCGGCCTGACGGCGGCGCTGATTTGGCTCTATCCGCGCGGACGATGGATCTTCCCGTTTTTTGCGCTCTTGGCCGGCTGCCAGCGAATGTCGAGTTGGGCGCACTTCTCCAGCGATGTGGTCTGGGGCGCCGCCGCGGGCTGCGTCGCAGTGGTCCTTTTCCTTCCCGGCGGATTGTTGGCTTCCTGGTTCGACCGGCTGGAAGCGCTGCTGGCCTCCTATGGCGCGCCTCGCGCCGCTGCGGCGTCTTCTTCGGACGAACGCAACGAGGATTCCCAACGGTGCAGTGCTGCGTGA
- a CDS encoding OmpA family protein: protein MSSTRSLSWLLFYLAASAVCGCQMVPASQLNTVQAQNRALSEQNHAQLAELDNLKSHNRQIEDKLIQAEEQLALSDQKLGSDNKKLANYQHERDQLRDQFTGFAHGAVHIPAGVSNQLAGLARRHPSLQFDPQTGMAKLDTDVVFDSGNADLKPQAEQVLSDLAGVLQSKEAGDMRIMIVGHTDNQKIAGKETRQRYGDNWNLSTSRALTVAMYLHKAGVAEPRMGVAGYGGQQPIAPNSTAADRRRNRRVEIFVIPPDVPVVGWTETSPSLY, encoded by the coding sequence ATGTCTTCCACGCGCAGCTTGAGTTGGCTGCTCTTTTATCTGGCTGCCTCCGCGGTCTGCGGGTGCCAAATGGTGCCGGCCAGCCAGTTGAACACGGTTCAGGCCCAGAACCGCGCGCTCTCCGAGCAGAACCATGCGCAATTGGCCGAACTCGACAATCTCAAATCGCATAACCGCCAGATCGAAGACAAGCTGATCCAGGCGGAAGAGCAGCTTGCGCTCTCCGACCAAAAGCTCGGCTCCGACAACAAGAAGCTGGCCAACTACCAGCACGAACGCGATCAACTCCGCGATCAGTTCACCGGCTTCGCGCACGGCGCGGTACACATCCCGGCCGGAGTTTCCAATCAATTGGCCGGGCTGGCTCGACGGCATCCCAGCCTGCAATTCGATCCGCAAACGGGCATGGCGAAGCTCGATACGGACGTCGTGTTCGACAGCGGCAACGCCGATTTGAAGCCACAGGCGGAGCAAGTCCTCTCCGATCTGGCGGGCGTTCTGCAATCGAAAGAAGCCGGCGACATGCGGATCATGATCGTCGGCCATACCGACAATCAAAAGATCGCGGGCAAGGAAACGCGGCAGCGCTACGGCGACAACTGGAACTTGAGCACGTCGCGAGCGCTTACGGTGGCCATGTATCTGCACAAGGCCGGCGTCGCCGAGCCCCGGATGGGAGTGGCCGGTTACGGCGGGCAGCAGCCGATCGCCCCGAACAGCACCGCCGCCGACCGGCGCCGCAACCGCCGCGTCGAGATTTTCGTCATCCCGCCCGACGTCCCGGTCGTCGGCTGGACGGAAACCAGCCCGAGCCTTTATTGA